From a region of the Candida albicans SC5314 chromosome 1, complete sequence genome:
- a CDS encoding uncharacterized protein (Protein of unknown function; merged with orf19.3338; rat catheter, flow and Spider model biofilm induced; promoter bound by Bcr1, Efg1, Ndt80, and Rob1; orf19.3338 Bcr1-repressed in RPMI a/a biofilms), with protein sequence MLDPTDHNQSFNNTQFSIHEFEEQQDFESQQQQQPPQQQQQQQQQQFQEQESIFKEDDDSLQQQMQQNFPLFQYQQPFMSTTNYLLDESVQENDDNYQLLSGGDLDSTSSFTTNSLANIKSNSLYGNSVNVNLGAVPTNLSNPDTMIAGQLSSSVSSSYYNTPFNQQHQQQASQINQSLQGFQPFQLPNDSSTSSSLYSYASASASAPQQQVHSRQEQMSTGSSFGFSNTPTQSTFTHTSSNTPLQQQNDLYLVSTSMNSFLDNSNLVYHQAKPEMSPSVINPIVQQQALNYNLSQSFPKPPLSSTSTTFDSINYNSSPTISQPQFTSQSLPNLSSGTTGKKKPSKRTKSRTPTTISRPVPSNIKKEETNTFKVNSHSIVKQENELSSTPGGNKRYRVIRGISAGGCNTRPPKESMEGKACYYSMNLNLNGASLKDICYPKWNQSEKQDRRRIIRIERIQQGPVITANFSIVGAANENPVVLPPSNPDIDVIEVSCLECDVKINNSHISEGTNFYDSQSSDDEMGGNNGDAAGMGGVGARKSPNYIKNEFNDDYYQYYITSVEVVEIVELLIGNQFRDAAERRKERGRVRSNLVPFWSKKPISSRMSETSTSSSSPQNSSVTPGSSSSASGTTTTTATVGGAGSSLTNHDYRVELAKRIMGYEIRKPRGFDKEVRILRWDKLVPALQRALQSYYTEIPINDPYAQLYRTEAPETRNN encoded by the coding sequence ATGTTAGATCCTACTGATCATAACCAACTGTTTAACAATACTCAATTTTCCATTcatgaatttgaagaacAACAAGACTTTGAATctcagcaacaacaacaaccacctcaacaacaacaacaacaacaacaacaacaatttcagGAACAAGAATCCATTTttaaagaagatgatgattcattgcaacaacaaatgcAGCAGAACTTCCCattgtttcaatatcaacaaccaTTTATGAGCACTAccaattatttattggaCGAGTCTGTTCAAGAAAATGATGACAATTATCAGTTGTTAAGTGGAGGTGATCTTGACAGTACCTCTTCATTCACTACCAATTCACTTGCCAATATCAAGAGCAATAGTTTATATGGAAATTCAGTCAATGTGAATTTAGGAGCAGTCCCAACTAACTTGAGTAATCCAGATACCATGATTGCTGGTCAATTATCTTCATCTGTTTCCTCCTCATATTATAACACCCCTTTTaaccaacaacatcaacaacaagcacTGCAAATTAACCAAAGTTTGCAAGGTTTTCAACCATTTCAATTACCAAACGACTCATCAACATCGTCGTCATTATATTCTTATGCTAGTGCTAGCGCTAGTGCTCCTCAACAGCAAGTACATTCAAGACAAGAACAAATGAGCACTGGATCTAGTTTTGGATTTAGTAACACACCAACTCAATCTACTTTTACCCACACTTCTTCCAATACCCctttacaacaacaaaatgaTTTATATCTAGTTTCAACTTCGATGAATTCTTTCTTGGACAATTCTAATCTTGTTTACCATCAAGCAAAGCCAGAGATGTCACCTAGTGTGATCAATCCAAttgttcaacaacaagcatTAAACTATAATTTGTCTCAAAGTTTTCCAAAACCACCATTATCCTCAACATCCACAACTTTTGATTCTATCAATTATAATAGTTCACCAACTATTTCTCAACCTCAGTTCACATCCCAATCATTACCAAACTTATCATCGGGTACTACAGGTAAGAAAAAACCTTCCAAAAGAACCAAATCAAGAACTCCAACCACTATCTCACGTCCAGTTCCTCTGaatataaagaaagaagaaaccaACACTTTTAAAGTCAATTCTCACAGTATTgtcaaacaagaaaatgaattatcTTCAACACCAGGTGGTAACAAAAGATACCGTGTGATACGAGGAATATCTGCTGGTGGTTGCAATACTAGACCACCAAAAGAATCAATGGAGGGTAAGGCTTGTTATTACTCGATGAATCTAAATTTGAATGGAGCATCATTAAAAGATATTTGCTATCCTAAATGGAATCAATCAGAAAAACAAGATCGAAGAAGAATCATACGTATTGAGAGAATTCAACAAGGTCCTGTAATCACTGCCAATTTCTCCATTGTTGGTGCTGCTAATGAGAACCCTGTGGTTCTACCTCCATCAAATCCAGATATTGATGTCATTGAAGTGTCCTGTTTGGAGTGTGATGTGAAGATAAACAATAGTCATATATCGGAGGGGACTAACTTTTACGATTCACAATCATCGGACGATGAAATGGGTGGTAATAATGGTGATGCTGCTGGAATGGGTGGTGTAGGTGCTAGAAAATCACCTAATTATATCAAGAATGAGTTCaatgatgattattatcaatattatattaCATCAGTTGAAGTggttgaaattgttgaattattgattgGTAATCAATTTAGAGATGCTGctgaaagaagaaaagaaagaggcAGAGTCAGATCTAATTTAGTTCCCTTCTGGTCAAAGAAACCAATTAGTTCAAGAATGAGTGAAACCtcaacttcatcatcatcccCACAAAACTCTTCTGTAACTCCCGGTTCGAGTTCAAGTGCACTGGGGacaacaactactactGCTACAGTTGGTGGTGCTGGGTCATCATTAACCAACCATGATTATCGTGTTGAGTTGGCTAAAAGAATTATGGGTTATGAAATTAGAAAACCACGAGGATTCGATAAAGAAGTTAGAATATTAAGATGGGATAAATTGGTGCCAGCTTTGCAAAGAGCTTTACAAAGTTACTACACTGAAATTCCTATTAATGATCCTTATGCACAGTTATACAGAACTGAAGCCCCAGAAACTCgcaataattaa
- the SOD2 gene encoding superoxide dismutase (Mitochondrial Mn-containing superoxide dismutase; protection against oxidative stress; homotetramer active; N-terminal 34 amino acids removed on mitochondrial import; H2O2-induced via Cap1p; Hap43p-, alkaline-downregulated, farnesol-induced) yields the protein MFSIRSSSRVLLKASSATTRATLNAAASKTFTRSKYSLPELDYEFSATEPYISGQINEIHYTKHHQTYVNNLNASIEQAVEAKSKGEVKKLVALQKAINFNGGGYLNHCLWWKNLAPVSQGGGQPPSEDSKLGKQIVKQFGSLDKLIEITNGKLAGIQGSGWAFIVKNKANGDTIDVITTANQDTVTDPNLVPLIAIDAWEHAYYLQYQNVKADYFKNLWHVINWKEAERRFEF from the coding sequence ATGTTTTCTATCAGATCATCATCTCGTGTTTTATTAAAGGCTTCTTCCGCAACTACCCGTGCTACTTTGAACGCCGCTGCTTCCAAGACTTTCACTAGATCTAAATATAGTTTACCAGAATTGGACTATGAATTCTCCGCTACTGAACCATACATTTCTGGTCAAATAAACGAAATTCACTACACTAAACATCACCAAACTTATGTTAACAACCTTAATGCTTCAATTGAACAAGCCGTTGAAGCCAAATCTAAAGGTGAAgttaaaaaattggttgCCTTACAAAAAgccatcaatttcaacGGTGGTGGTTACCTCAATCATTGTTTGTGGTGGAAAAACTTGGCTCCTGTCTCTCAAGGTGGTGGTCAACCACCAAGTGAAGATTCCAAATTAGGTAAACAAATCGTCAAACAATTTGGTTCTTtggataaattgattgaaatcACCAATGGCAAATTGGCTGGTATTCAAGGTTCTGGATGGGCttttattgttaaaaaCAAAGCCAATGGTGATACTATTGATGTCATCACCACTGCTAACCAAGATACTGTTACTGATCCAAACTTGGTTCCATTGATTGCTATTGATGCTTGGGAACATGCTTATTATTTGCAATACCAAAATGTTAAAGCTGATTACTTCAAGAACCTTTGGCATGTTATCAACTGGAAGGAAGCTGAAagaagatttgaattttaa
- a CDS encoding arginine--tRNA ligase (Putative tRNA-Arg synthetase; essential; genes encoding ribosomal subunits, translation factors, and tRNA synthetases are downregulated upon phagocytosis by murine macrophage; downregulated by growth in the mouse cecum), translated as MSVETISDSLKQLGLSQPAAIEGTHPQYNVVDVFRNYIAEELNRISSVDKSIIIQALDTPKVLDQGDIIVPIPKLRLKGINPNEKSKEWAENFNKGKFISEIKPQGVFLQFYFAKTLLYNLVIEDVLKRKSDYGYLPLGVGKKAIVEFSSPNIAKPFHAGHLRSTIIGGFISNLYEKVGWDVTRINYLGDWGKQFGLLAVGFERYGDESKLASDPINHLFEVYVKINQDVTKETSEATGETPAETIDASEQDEKKIQSSTNEEARRFFRRMEDGDESALKIWARFRDLSIEKYVDTYGRLNIKYDVYSGESQVPQEKMKEATKLFEDKGLIDIDRGAKLIDLTKFNKKLGKALVEKSDGTSLYLTRDVGEAIKRYETYKFDKMIYVIAAQQDLHCAQFFEILKQMGFEWAHNLEHVNFGMVQGMSTRKGTVVFLDNILQETKEKMHEVMQKNEEKYAQIEDPDKIADLIGISAVMIQDMQSKRIHNYEFKWDRMTSFEGDTGPYLQYAHSRLCSMQRKSGISIEELEHANFDLLVEPCASALARTLAQYPDVIKKAVKGLEPSTIVTYLFSVTHIVSQCYDILWVSGQEKDVAIARLALYEAARQVINNGMTLLGLTPVNRM; from the coding sequence ATGTCAGTCGAAACAATTAGTGATAGTTTGAAACAATTGGGATTAAGTCAACCAGCAGCCATTGAAGGTACCCACCCTCAATATAATGTGGTTGATGTCTTTAGAAACTATATCGCTGAAGAATTAAACCGTATTTCATCAGTTGACAAATCTATTATCATTCAAGCTTTGGATACACCAAAAGTATTAGATCAAGGTGATATTATTGTTCCTATTCCAAAATTAAGATTAAAAGGAATCAATCCTAATGAAAAATCCAAGGAATGGGctgaaaatttcaataaaggGAAATTCATTTCTGAAATCAAACCTCAAGGAGTGTTTTTACAATTCTATTTTGCTAAaacattattatataatttggTCATTGAAGATGTTTTAAAGAGAAAATCAGATTATGGTTACTTACCTTTGGGTGTTGGTAAAAAAGCCATTGTTGAATTCTCGTCTCCAAATATTGCCAAACCTTTCCATGCTGGACATTTAAGATCTACTATTATAGGTGGGTTCATTTCTAACTTGTACGAAAAAGTTGGTTGGGACGTCACCagaatcaattatttggGAGATTGGGGGAAACAATTTGGTTTGTTAGCTGTTGGTTTTGAAAGATACGGTGACGAATCTAAGTTAGCTTCAGATCCAATCAACCACTTGTTTGAAGTTTATGTCAAGATTAATCAAGATGTCACCAAGGAGACAAGTGAAGCCACTGGTGAAACTCCAGCAGAAACCATTGATGCTTCTGAACAggatgaaaagaaaatccaATCCTCTACCAATGAAGAAGCTAGAAGATTTTTCAGAAGAATGGAAGATGGTGATGAATCAGCATTGAAAATTTGGGCAAGATTCAGAGATTTGtctattgaaaaatatgttGACACTTATGGTCGACTTAATATTAAATATGATGTTTATTCTGGTGAATCTCAAGTTCCACAAgagaaaatgaaagaagCTACCAAATTGTTCGAAGATAAAGGtttgattgatattgaCCGTGGTGCCAAATTAATTGACTTGACtaaatttaacaaaaaattgggtAAAGCATTAGTTGAAAAATCAGATGGTACTTCCCTTTATTTGACTCGTGATGTTGGTGAAGCTATTAAGCGTTATGAAACCTACAAGTTTGATAAGATGATTTACGTTATTGCTGCCCAACAAGATTTGCATTGTGCTCAAttctttgaaattttgaaacaaatggGATTCGAATGGGCCCACAATTTGGAACATGTTAACTTTGGTATGGTCCAAGGTATGAGTACCAGAAAAGGTACTGTTGTGTTTTTAGATAACATTTTACaagaaaccaaagaaaagatGCACGAAGTTATGCAGAAAAACGAAGAGAAATATGCTCAAATCGAAGACCCAGATAAGATTGCTGATTTGATTGGTATTTCTGCTGTTATGATTCAAGATATGCAATCTAAACGTATTCACAATTACGAATTCAAATGGGACAGAATGACTTCATTTGAAGGTGACACTGGTCCATACTTGCAATATGCTCACTCTCGTTTGTGTTCCATGCAAAGAAAATCAGGTATTTCTATAGAGGAATTAGAACATGCCAACTTTGATTTGTTGGTTGAACCATGTGCCAGTGCATTAGCAAGAACTTTAGCGCAATACCCGGACGTTATTAAAAAGGCTGTCAAAGGGTTGGAACCATCCACAATCGTTACTTATTTGTTCAGTGTGACACATATTGTCTCCCAATGTTACGATATTTTATGGGTTTCTGGTCAAGAAAAGGATGTTGCCATTGCAAGATTGGCTTTATATGAAGCTGCTAGACAAGTTATAAATAACGGTATGACCTTGTTAGGTTTGACTCCAGTTAATCGtatgtaa
- a CDS encoding uncharacterized protein (Ortholog(s) have role in positive regulation of protein autoubiquitination, protein deubiquitination and cytoplasm, nucleus localization): protein MSDEKIKQLQEMGFSQEQAANALKVSNNVLEVAIAHLFGEPVEQPQENKENTQLVPYNENDTVQISNPLDIPKFPSYRETPTSSNGGWSEIQDEELIENYEDEDDNDNDDDLVDQWTNNSKQASSETIFDYPQAFTRSTEMPPCVLPKVTGTLQSCLISLIVTLSQIGELRNVFFSKDFDYGFDENWYTPTTELTVETPEKFKDNSFYSFVVEIQRIFGFLSPKVSNRSFISGKNLFKSLPEDFAIDDDDWEDVIKKVHRYIALGSESILDKDLTSVFLSQVESNGEETTDLSILQIEYEARNSNLQASLNSLIWNSELNPVFTKLGSLLTIQMFGGDEDDDDDGRCQASSFEIPEYFYPGIFTSTYQEIIAKMNQKKLNATKERSSITTKLLGFSSFEGKKIKKILQNSIDYLATTDSKEAHDDLKRLSEKVQNESLALNDRLKFVNQEYLKMDVKNPDNILEIIEKEGLPPPEKYYLTSVIISDSEYIYKAKHLTTTDFENEDWLYIVIDSDHNNKVSEYRTETMSFEALQLFILEETKLNRRQLILHYVAESSLQDSAKVPEKLVEFFDKDNQLLAEEVHEFNKNNKENDAEVSNDSSVDESFLVSHSETQSL from the coding sequence ATGAGTGATGAGAAAATAAAGCAATTGCAAGAGATGGGATTTTCCCAAGAACAGGCAGCTAATGCATTAAAAGTTTCCAATAATGTCTTAGAAGTGGCCATTGCACATTTATTTGGAGAACCAGTTGAACAACCACAGGagaataaagaaaataccCAATTAGTTCCATACAACGAAAATGATACCGTTCAAATATCAAACCCTCTAGATATACCAAAGTTTCCATCATATAGAGAGACACCAACGAGCAGTAATGGTGGATGGAGTGAAATtcaagatgaagaattgattgaaaattaCGAGGATGAAGATGACAATGACAATGACGACGATCTTGTAGACCAATGgacaaataattcaaaacaGGCATCATCAGAAACCATTTTTGATTACCCACAAGCATTCACTAGACTGACAGAAATGCCACCTTGTGTGTTACCAAAAGTTACTGGTACATTACAAAGTTGTTTGATTTCGTTAATTGTCACTTTATCACAGATTGGCGAATTAAGAAATGTCTTTTTCAGTAAAGATTTTGATTACGGGTTTGATGAAAATTGGTATACCCCAACCACTGAATTGACAGTAGAGACCcctgaaaaattcaaagatAACTCATTTTATAGTTTTGTTGTCGAAATTCAGAGAATATTTGGGTTTTTGTCACCAAAAGTCAGTAATCGTTCTTTTATAAGtggaaaaaatttgttcaaatcCTTGCCTGAAGATTTTGCAATCGACGACGACGATTGGGAAGATGTCATTAAAAAAGTTCATCGGTATATAGCACTTGGATCAGAAAGTATCTTGGACAAAGATTTAACACTGGTTTTCTTGAGTCAAGTGGAATCCAACGGTGAAGAGACTACCGACTTGTCAATTTTGCAGATAGAGTACGAAGCAAGAAATCTGAATCTTCAAGCAAGTTTGAACTCTTTGATTTGGAATTCTGAACTAAACCCCGTGTTCACAAAGTTGGGGCTGTTGTTGACTATACAGATGTTTGGTGGTGacgaagatgatgatgatgatgggCGGTGTCAAGCACTGTCATTTGAAATACCTGAGTATTTTTACCCAGGTATATTTACTTCTACTTATCAAGAAATAATTGCAAAGATGaaccaaaagaaattaaatgctacaaaagaaagatcTAGTATAACTACTAAATTGTTGGGGTTTAGTTCGTTTGAAggtaaaaaaataaaaaagattcttcaaaatagtattgattatttggCAACAACTGACTCCAAGGAGGCCCACGATGATTTAAAGAGACTTTCAGAAAAGGTGCAAAATGAATCTTTGGCTTTGAATGATCGATTAAAGTTTGTTAACCAGGAATATCTCAAGATGGACGTGAAAAATCCTGATAATATACTCGAgataatagaaaaagaaggtTTACCTCCACCTGAAAAATATTACTTAACCAGTGTAATTATTTCAGATTCCGAGTACATATATAAAGCAAAGCATTTGACTACAACAGATTTCGAAAATGAGGATTGGTTATACATTGTTATTGATCTGgatcataataataaggTTCTGGAGTACCGTACTGAAACAATGAGCTTCGAAGCtcttcaattgttcattttGGAGGAAACTAAGCTTAATAGAAGACAATTGATATTACATTATGTTGCTGAAAGCTCGCTACAAGACCTGGCAAAGGTGCCAGAAAAACTAGTTGAATTCTTTGATAAAgataatcaattgttggCTGAAGAAGTACATGAatttaacaaaaataataagGAGAACGATGCAGAAGTTTCAAATGACTCATCTGTTGACGAATCTTTTCTTGTGTCTCACTCTGAAACTCAATCGCTTTAG
- the VPS17 gene encoding retromer subunit (Ortholog(s) have phosphatidylinositol-3-phosphate binding, protein transporter activity and role in ascospore-type prospore membrane assembly, intracellular protein transport, retrograde transport, endosome to Golgi), with protein sequence MSSLDYPEDFENNNPFAEPVISDQVNGVHSQTENNETQLPEGEPTAPQSGEPSPDPNSESILTEDELRKLIPERFTTKYSLSIQLVEIEKNKPGNPILKMNVKVKGLPRYRQSIYKDVRRTFNEVVKFNRYLIVSNLEVFVPVIPSAITSYPTGGEDERKKLFVEWQEWLDRITSNPILIRDEEFVYFVENDFGYSVINTNRKTSVASGIMRKTLKQFAVPYDPYEELANFRPIIKEAYLTFQKLHKLLDRNSKTEKQLSIHIYDMANKLNQLSEFETTHPGMKNMWEKLGKITQKQSDFTLVDSINEMATLGDGTQILIDDFYEIKEALTNRHLIMRELIQAETQTNAKHVQANKIKNKSSLDPIKVDEALRSLEYASKVQESLHLQVKRISGEMMFERKEVIDFTEKKIQRLMKGYTLHKVEHHRKILKHFENIRLDVRSVDDKGGLSRLNRDNLTNLKHNLTQSQSSQGDSWSSRTFRSLEKEEEENENKKSDVNGFESATVDARNAASLLGVATF encoded by the coding sequence ATGTCATCTCTAGATTATCCagaagattttgaaaacaataacCCATTTGCAGAACCTGTCATTTCTGATCAAGTCAATGGCGTACATTCACAAACGGAAAACAATGAAACACAACTCCCAGAAGGAGAGCCCACGGCCCCGCAAAGTGGTGAACCATCACCAGACCCTAACTCTGAAAGCATATTAACTGAAGACGAACTAAGAAAGCTTATTCCAGAAAGATTCACAACCAAATACAGTTTAAGCATCCAGCTAgtggaaattgaaaaaaataaaccagGGAACCCAATACTTAAAATGAATGTTAAAGTAAAAGGCTTACCACGCTATAGACAGTCGATTTATAAAGATGTTCGTAGAACTTTTAATGAGGTGGTGAAATTTAACAgatatttaattgtttcaaatttagaAGTGTTTGTACCTGTTATCCCCAGTGCCATAACATCGTATCCAACAGGTGGCGAAGATGAGAGAAAGAAACTTTTTGTCGAATGGCAAGAATGGTTGGATAGAATTACTAGCAATCCCATTTTAATTAgagatgaagaatttgtttACTTTGTCGAAAACGATTTTGGATACTCTGTTATCAATACCAATAGGAAAACATCTGTTGCAAGTGGGATCATGAGAAAGACACTAAAACAGTTTGCTGTGCCATACGACCCTTACGAAGAGTTGGCTAATTTTAGGCCAATTATTAAAGAAGCGTATTTaacttttcaaaaattacaCAAACTTCTCGATAGAAACTCGAAAACTGAAAAGCAACTTTCAATTCATATCTATGATATGGCgaataaattgaatcagttgtctgaatttgaaaccaCTCATCCAggaatgaaaaatatgtGGGAGAAATTGGGTAAAATCACACAAAAGCAATCTGATTTTACGTTGGTGGACTCGATTAACGAAATGGCAACATTGGGAGATGGAACTCAAATATTAATAGACGATTTTtatgaaattaaagaagCTTTAACCAATAGACACTTGATCATGAGGGAATTGATCCAAGCAGAAACTCAAACCAATGCAAAACATGTTCAggcaaataaaataaaaaacaaatcttCCTTGGATCCTATAAAAGTTGACGAGGCATTGAGATCATTGGAATATGCTTCGAAAGTACAAGAATCACTTCATTTACAAGTTAAAAGAATATCTGGAGAAATGATgtttgaaagaaaagaagtCATAGATTTCACggagaaaaaaatacaacGCTTGATGAAAGGTTATACTTTGCACAAAGTAGAACACCATAGGAAAATTCTTAAgcattttgaaaatataagGTTGGATGTACGAAGTGTCGATGATAAGGGTGGATTATCTAGACTCAATCGTGACAACTTGACTAATTTGAAGCATAACTTGACACAATCACAATCTTCACAAGGAGATTCATGGTCTTCAAGAACTTTCAGGTCGTTggaaaaggaagaagaagaaaatgaaaacaaaaagtcGGATGTAAATGGGTTTGAATCGGCAACTGTTGATGCTAGAAATGCGGCAAGTCTCTTAGGCGTGGCTACATTCTAA